One Bos indicus isolate NIAB-ARS_2022 breed Sahiwal x Tharparkar chromosome 10, NIAB-ARS_B.indTharparkar_mat_pri_1.0, whole genome shotgun sequence DNA window includes the following coding sequences:
- the SIX1 gene encoding homeobox protein SIX1, giving the protein MSMLPSFGFTQEQVACVCEVLQQGGNLERLGRFLWSLPACDHLHKNESVLKAKAVVAFHRGNFRELYKILESHQFSPHNHPKLQQLWLKAHYVEAEKLRGRPLGAVGKYRVRRKFPLPRTIWDGEETSYCFKEKSRGVLREWYAHNPYPSPREKRELAEATGLTTTQVSNWFKNRRQRDRAAEAKERENTENNNSSSNKQNQLSPLEGGKPLMSSSEEEFSPPQSPDQNSVLLLQGNMGHARSSNYSLPGLTASQSAHSLQAHQHQLQDSLLGPLTSSLVDLGS; this is encoded by the exons ATGTCGATGCTGCCATCGTTCGGCTTCACACAGGAGCAAGTGGCGTGCGTGTGCGAGGTTCTGCAGCAAGGCGGGAACCTGGAGCGCCTGGGCAGGTTCCTGTGGTCGCTGCCCGCCTGCGACCACCTGCACAAGAATGAAAGCGTGCTCAAGGCCAAGGCCGTGGTCGCCTTCCACCGCGGCAACTTCCGCGAGCTCTACAAGATCTTGGAGAGCCACCAGTTCTCGCCTCACAATCACCCCAAGCTGCAGCAACTGTGGCTGAAGGCTCACTACGTGGAAGCCGAGAAGTTACGCGGCCGGCCCCTGGGCGCGGTGGGCAAATATCGGGTGCGCCGAAAATTCCCTTTGCCACGAACCATCTGGGACGGCGAGGAGACCAGCTACTGCTTCAAGGAGAAGTCGCGGGGCGTGCTGCGGGAGTGGTACGCGCATAACCCTTACCCCTCGCCGCGTGAGAAGCGGGAGCTGGCCGAGGCCACGGGTCTCACCACCACCCAGGTCAGCAACTGGTTTAAGAACCGGAGGCAAAGAGACCGGGCCGCCGAGGCCAAGGAAAG GGAGAACACCGAAAACAATAACTCCTCCTCCAACAAGCAGAATCAACTCTCTCCTCTGGAAGGGGGCAAGCCACTCATGTCCAGCTCAGAAGAAGAGTTCTCACCTCCCCAGAGTCCAGACCAGAACTCCGTCCTTCTGCTGCAGGGCAACATGGGCCACGCCAGGAGCTCCAACTATTCTCTCCCGGGTTTAACAGCCTCTCAGTCAGCGCACAGCCTGCAAGCCCACCAGCATCAGCTCCAGGACTCCCTGCTGGGCCCCCTCACCTCCAGTTTGGTGGACTTGGGGTCCTAA